From Caretta caretta isolate rCarCar2 chromosome 3, rCarCar1.hap1, whole genome shotgun sequence, a single genomic window includes:
- the LOC125634668 gene encoding uncharacterized protein LOC125634668, whose product MSAGLLSPEPAGSGESDVFEIDLPITIFVLSDDDFLESEDEEEAILSGDDILKSEEEEVATSNDGDRPKKGKEEKQVPSSGGDVLRSQVQPHLNEDYVLKCPEEEQVTLSVSEKSNSAQISLSDQYALGSSKPSQNDVSCLSAPRMDPGEVNGCVESKDDINCQKVPLPLSCGDNKGRDGLTIETNRQLIPGAIFKDGKEHETSAIGSSDSNQEYQPALHCKEAERCVETEGTVPLEKAKNKTDDRTRKRNGSTDETLNCGMDSNFEDLNAVEEIEQVQSIFFTCINGDFSTAGELLEDVGDLAMNACDNPGLNISEELIHQSVIPSPREMDKREVCDFSHVIIKHPNVKHQEETFLLGNAHNSEAVSVGFCSTYKNEKTLNLKCRFCSSVCTSKNTLKKHVCSAHQDKKIHKCCFCQRSFFFSVNVKRHLKFHKKMTRLKKTRKGRSMNTEKARKETPAKTQSANKKKESKYEKFFIKIERDCKTVDAPVIFSCKICLFASPDPKLFVYHMKGHKGRQPYQCPQCNYSCVSLSYMLNHMYWHAGYRLYKCRFCTFFSLYFASMVKHSYIHTGAKPYSCEFCQSSFTSTSGLKRHTNIHVAKELCQGQQHFGLPVEGKRTKSPPKSYTCDQCNLVFYTKGLLCFHEKFHSQVKGCDEMFANESNEYNKSKACTDDNDYQKDWVSSGSDNKWDDHLLNEKHEMLASGAELEQENEFEKDMNICSGKTMCQSSQGTNNLPVVRTGSETLFSIYKSEQCDIVFCKEKHLFFQKVAHSQVQECNEIVTKAPKAEENVKCIDVQPPVGTSHKLFKCQQCDYATYIFSNLKLHFRIHTGEKPFECKECNKMFRTSSHLRRHSLMHIKKGHESGHCHYLGSTSDNLKLHCEIHKGTCPKREDLSSSKDLKCVRSICSSENLQKQMDVHEGKENEHVLPSQSLPQLYKCEQCNYITYVLSNLKLHTRIHTGEKPYSCDTCQKKFRTSGHLNRHKLVHLKIERLKCRNCDYSTDKWQSLKWHLASHSDEKNLVSSKVKAQSLLPVKIYKCEECGYATAHSGNFKQHLRIHTGEKPYKCDQCALAFRTSSHLKRHLLTHLKLRCNK is encoded by the exons ATGTCGGCGGGGCTGCTGAGTCCGGAGCCGGCAGGGAGCGGCG AGTCTGATGTCTTTGAAATTGACCTTCCCATCACGATCTTTGTGCTGAGTGATGATGATTTTCTAGAAAGTGAAGACGAAGAGGAGGCAATTTTGAGTGGTGATGATATTTTGAAGAGTGAAGAAGAAGAGGTGGCCACTTCGAATGATGGTGATCGCCCAAAAAAAGGCAAAGAGGAAAAGCAGGTGCCTTCAAGTGGTGGTGATGTTCTAAGGAGTCAGGTGCAGCCCCACTTGAATGAAGATTATGTTCTAAAATGTCCAGAGGAAGAGCAGGTTACTCTGAGTGTGTCTGAGAAATCAAATTCAGCCCAAATTTCTTTAAGTGATCAATATGCTCTGGGCAGTAGCAAACCCAGCCAAAATGATGTGTCATGCCTTTCAGCTCCCAGAATGGACCCTGGAGAGGTAAATGGATGTGTCGAAAGCAAGGATGACATCAATTGCCAAAAggttcctcttcctctctcatgTGGTGACAATAAGGGTAGAGATGGTCTGACTATTGAGACAAATAGGCAGCTGATTCCAGGAGCAATTTTTAAAGATGGAAAGGAACATGAGACTTCTGCAATCGGTTCCTCTGACAGCAATCAAGAGTACCAGCCAGCACTCCATTGTAAAGAAGCAGAGAGATGTGTTGAGACtgaag GTACTGTCCCTTTAGAGAAGGCAAAGAATAaaactgatgacagaacaagaaagaGAAATGGCTCTACAGATGAAACTCTGAATTGTGGAATGGATAGCAACTTTGAAGATCTGAATGCTGTAGAAGAAATAGAGCAAgtccaaagtattttttttacttGTATTAATGGTGACTTTTCTACAGCAGGAGAGTTGCTAGAAGATGTAGGGGACTTGGCAATGAATGCTTGTGATAATCCTGGattaaatatttctgaagagcTTATTCATCAGTCTGTAATTCCATCTCCCAGGGAGATGGATAAGCGAGAAGTTTGTGATTTTTCTCATGTGATTATAAAACACCCAAATGTAAAGCATCAGGAAGAGACATTCCTACTAGGTAATGCGCATAACAGTGAAGCTGTTTCTGTGGGATTTTGTTCTACCTACAAGAATGAGAAGACACTGAATCTGAAATGCAGGTTTTGTAGCTCTGTGTGTACAAGTAAAAATACTCTAAAGAAACATGTTTGTTCAGCACATCAAGATAAAAAAATTCACAAATGCTGCTTTTGCCAAAgaagctttttcttttctgtcaacGTTAAACGCCATCTTAAATTTCATAAGAAAATGACCAGGTTGAAAAAGACAAGAAAAGGTAGAAGTATGAACACTGAAAAAGCCAGGAAGGAGACCCCAGCAAAAACACAATCTGCgaataaaaaaaaggaaagtaagTATgagaaatttttcatcaaaattgaaaGGGACTGTAAAACTGTAGATGCTCCAGTTATTTTTTCTTGTAAAATTTGTCTCTTTGCTTCACCAGATCCTAAACTTTTTGTTTATCATATGAAGGGACATAAAGGCAGACAGCCTTATCAGTGTCCCCAGTGTAACTATTCTTGTGTTAGCTTGTCCTATATGCTAAATCACATGTACTGGCATGCTGGCTATAGACTGTACAAATGCAGGTTCTGTACATTTTTTTCACTGTATTTTGCAAGTATGGTGAAACACAGTTACATTCATACAGGGGCTAAGCCGTATTCCTGTGAATTCTGCCAGTCGTCATTCACAAGCACAAGTGGCTTAAAGAGACACACAAATATACATGTTGCCAAAGAATTGTGCCAAGGGCAGCAACACTTTGGCTTGCCTGTCGAGGGGAAGAGAACTAAAAGTCCTCCAAAGAGCTATACATGTGATCAGTGTAACTTAGTATTTTACACTAAAGGACTACTCTGCTTTCATGAGAAATTTCATAGCCAAGTTAAAGGCTGTGATGAGATGTTTGCAAATGAGAGTAATGAATACAATAAAAGCAAAGCATGTACAGATGACAACGATTACCAAAAGGACTGGGTTTCTTCTGGTTCTGACAATAAATGGGATGATCACCTGCTTAATGAGAAACATGAAATGCTGGCTTCAGGAGCAGAACTTGAACAGGAGAATGAATTTGAGAAGGATATGAATATATGCTCTGGCAAAACAATGTGCCAAAGCAGCCAGGGAACCAACAATTTGCCTGTTGTGAGGACTGGATCAGAAACTCTTTTCAGTATTTACAAGAGCGAGCAGTGTGATATAGTGTTTTGCAAAGAGAAGCATCTGTTTTTTCAGAAGGTCGCTCATTCACAAGTTCAAGAATGTAATGAGATTGTTACAAAGGCTCCCAAGGCTGAGGAAAATGTTAAGTGTATTGATGTACAGCCTCCTGTTGGGACTTCTCACAAACTGTTCAAGTGTCAACAATGTGATTATGCCACTTACATTTTTAGCAACCTTAAGCTGCATTTTAGAATACACACTGGTGAAAAACCATTTGAGTGTAAAGAGTGCAACAAGATGTTTCGCACCTCCAGCCATTTGCGGAGACATAGTCTTATGCACATAAAGAAAGGTCATGAAAGTGGCCACTGCCATTATTTGGGCAGCACTTCAGACAATCTTAAACTGCACTGTGAAATACATAAGGGCACGTGCCCTAAAAGGGAAGATCTTAGTTCCTCAAAAGACTTAAAGTGTGTTCGTTCCATATGCAGCTcagaaaaccttcagaaacagatgGATGTTCATGAGGGCAAAGAAAATGAACATGTTCTACCATCACAAAGTCTTCCACAACTTTACAAGTGTGAACAGTGTAATTACATCACTTATGTTTTAAGCAACCTCAAACTACACACAAGGATTCATACAGGTGAAAAGCCCTACAGCTGTGACACTTGTCAGAAGAAGTTTCGTACTTCAGGTCATCTAAATCGACACAAGCTTGTGCATTTAAAGATAGAACGCCTTAAGTGTAGGAACTGTGACTATTCAACAGACAAATGGCAGTCCCTTAAGTGGCATTTGGCTTCACACTCGGATGAAAAAAACCTGGTTAGTAGCAAAGTCAAAGCGCAATCACTGCTACCTGTCAAAATATACAAGTGTGAAGAGTGTGGCTATGCTACTGCCCATAGTGGAAACTTTAAGCAGCATTTGAGAATTCATACAGGTGAAAAGCCATACAAATGTGACCAGTGTGCTCTTGCTTTCCGCACTTCTAGCCACCTGAAGCGCCACTTACTAACTCATTTAAAGTTACGCTGCAACAAGTGA